TTATGATCCGGATCAGTTGACCACTGCATCAATGGCCACATCAGCCAGTGCACCACCGGGGAGCGACCTGTGGACCACGACGTGTACGACGTTGACCGCGTGTCCGGCGTGTACAACGGCATGGCCGCCACGCAGCTGCACGACGCAGCCTGGCAGAAGAGCCGGCACAGCAACTCGCAGGGGTCGTGCGTGGAGTTCGCGCGGCTGCCCGACGGCGCCGTCGCGGTGCGCAACTCCCGCTTTCCCGACGGGCCCGCGCTCGTCTACACGCGGGCCGAGATCGAGGCCATGCTGCTCGGCGTCAAGGACGGCGAGTTCGACCACCTGGTCACGAGCTGACCCGAGGTGGCGCGTGGCACCTCGGGGGGTGACACGCGTAGACCCGCGACGCGTCGACGCGTCGCGGCACATCGTCATCCGTAGGTCGGGTCCGTCCCCTCGCAGGGCCGGGGGAGCCGGAACAGCGCCCAGACGACCTTGCCGTTGAGCGTCCCGGCGAGCGGGTGCCAGCCCCAGCTGTCGCTGAAGGAGTCCACGAGGAAGAGGCCGCGGCCCGACTCGGCCGAGAAGTCGTCGGTCTCGCGGGCCACCGGACTGTCGTGACTGGGGTCGCGCACCGCGCACACCAGCCGCTCGGTCCAGCGCATCAGGTGCAGCCGGACGGGGCCGTTGTGCTCTGCGTGCCGGGGGGTGTCCGCCGGCAGCGCGTGGCGCAGGGCGTTGGTGACGAGTTCGGAGACCACCAGGCAGATGTCGTCGAAGCGCTCGCCGGCGTCCCAGCCGTCCAGTGTTCTGCGGGTGAATCTCCGGGCCTCGCGCACCGCTTCGAAGCGCGGCGGGAGGGCGCAGGAGGCGGCGTTGGACACGGCCGCGGGGTCGAGTGGCGGAAGGCCCTGCCGTAACGGCTCGAGCATGGTCGATCCATTCGTCCCCATGCGAGGCACTCCCGAGAATTCGCGGTCGTAGCGAGGCGGCGCGGTGGTGCGGGACCATGGTTTCGGATGAGTACCGCAGATGCAAGGGCAGATGCACGTGCACGTGACCGAAATGGACCTGCCCGTACCGCTTGTTGGGCAATTTTTCCGTCATTTTCGCCTCCCCTTCATCTCTGGCGACGACCGGTTTCGGATCACCGCTTGCATGATCCTGTGCGTTTCCTTTGGCTCGATTCCGTTTCCGTAACCGGACGAGTACTGCTCGGAGTGTTTTAGTGGCAGACTTCGGCCCCTGAAGACGGTTGGGGAGGCTGGCGAACGTGAGCGCGGGAGAGCCCGGATCGGTGGTGCGGCGCATGCTGCTCGGATCACAACTCAGGCGGCTGCGTGAGACGCGGGGGATCACGCGGGAGGCGGCGGGCTACTCGATCCGCGCCTCCGAATCGAAGATCAGCCGGATGGAACTGGGCCGGGTGAGCTTCAAGACGAGGGACGTCGAGGACCTGCTGACGCTGTACGGCATCACGGACGAGCAGGAGCGCAACTCCCTGCTCTCGCTGGCCAAGGAGGCCAATGTCGCGGGCTGGTGGCACAGCTACTCCGACGTGCTGCCCAGCTGGTTCCCCACCTACGTGGGCCTGGAGGGCGCCGCCTCGCTGATCCGGGTGTACGAGGTGCAGTTCGTGCACGGCCTGCTGCAGACCGAGGAATACGCCCGCGCGGTGGTCCGGCGCGGCATGAAGGGCGCCGGCGCGGCGGACGTCGAACGGCGGGTCGCGCTGCGCCTGGAGCGGCAGAAGTACCTCGTCGCGGAGAACGCGCCCGAATTCCACATCGTCCTGGACGAGGCCGCCCTGCGCCGTCCCTACGGTGACCGCGAGGTGATGCGCGGACAGCTCCAGCACCTGATCGAGATGTCCGAACGCCCCAATGTGCGGCTCCAGATCATGCCGTTCGGCTTCGGCGGGCACTCCGGCGAGAGTGGCGCGTTCACGCTCCTCAGCTTCCCCGAGTCCGACCTCTCGGACGTCGTCTACCTGGAGCAGCTCACCAGCGCGCTCTACCTCGACAAGCACGAGGACGTCACGCAGTACGAGACGGCGCTGAAGGAACTCCAGCAGGACAGTCCGGGTCCGGACGAGAGCCGGGACCTTCTCCGGGGGCTCCTCCAACTCTCCTGAAACATAAGTACGATGACGCCCATTCAGGCGGCCCGCTCCGGCTGCGGCAGCTCAGGGGATTGAGGGATCACATGTCGTCGTACTTCACCGACCTCGCCCAGCAGTACATCGACGGCGAGTGGCGCCCGGGCACCGGATCCTGGGACATCATCGACTTCAACCCGTACGACAACGAGAAGCTGGCCTCGGTCACCATAGCCACGGCCGACGAGGTCGACGCCGCCTACCGGGCCGCCGAGCGCGCCCAGAAGCAGTGGGCCGCGACGAACCCGTACGCGCGCCGCGGGGTGTTCGAGAAGGCGCTGCGCCTGGTGGAGGAGCGCGAGGAGGAGATCAGCGAGGCGATCGTCGCCGAGCTGGGCGGCACCCGTCTGAAGGCCGCCTTCGAACTGCACCTCGCCAAGGAGTTCCTGCGCGAGGCGGTCCACCTGGCGCTGCGTCCCGAGGGCCGGATCATCCCGTCCCCGGTCGACGGCAAGGAGAACCGCGTCTACCGGGTGCCGGTCGGTGTCGTGGGCGTCATCAGCCCCTTCAACTTCCCCTTCCTGCTCTCGCTGAAGTCGGTCGCCCCGGCCCTCGCCCTGGGCAACGGCGTCGTCCTCAAGCCGCACCAGAACACGCCGATCGTCGGCGGCACCCTGGTCGCGAAGCTCTTCGAGGACGCGGGACTCCCCGGCGGCCTGCTCAACGTCGTCGTCACCGACATAGCGGAGATCGGGGACGCCTTCATCGAGCACCCGGTCCCCAAGGTCATCTCCTTCACCGGCTCGGACAAGGTCGGCCGCCACGTGGCCACGGTCTGCGCCGCGCACTTCAAGCGCTCGGTCCTCGAACTCGGCGGCAACAGCGCCCTGGTGGTCCTCGACGACGCGGACGTCGACTACGCGGTCGACGCCGCCGTCTTCAGCCGGTACGTGCACCAGGGCCAGGTCTGCATGGCGGCCAACCGCGTGCTGGTCGACCGCGCGGTGGCCGACGAGTTCACCGAGAAGTTCGTCGCCAAGGTGCGCACGCTCAAGACCGGCGACCCGCGCGATCCGTCGACCGTCATCGGCCCGGTGATCAACTCCTCCCAGGCGGACGCGGTCTCCGGCGTGGTCGAGCAGGCGCTCGCCGAGGGGGCCACCGCCCTGGTGCACGGCACGGTCACGGACAACCTGGTCGAGCCGTCGGTCCTGACCGGCCTGCCCGCCGACTCCGCGCTGCTGCGGCAGGAGGTCTTCGGCCCGGTCGCCTTCCTCGTCCCCTTCGACGGCGAGGAGGAGGCCGTACGCCTGGTCAACGACACCCCGTACGGGCTGAGCGGCGCCGTGCACACGGCGGACGTCGAGCGGGGCGTGAACTTCGCCAAGCGGATCGACACCGGCATGTTCCACGTGAACGACGGCACCGTGCACGACGAGCCGATCGTGCCCTTCGGCGGCGAGAAGCACTCGGGCGTCGGCCGCCTCAACGGCGACACGATGCTGGACGCCTTCACCACCCAGAAGTGGATCTCGGTGCAGCACGGCCGCAGCGGGTTCCCGTTCTGACGTCCCCGGTGGCCGGGCCCTAATCTGGACCCCATGTCAGCGATCCGTCTCCTCGTGCTCGGCGCCGTGCGTCAGCACGGGCGGGCCCACGGCTACCAAGTGCGCAACGACCTGGAGTACTGGGGCGCGCACGAGTGGTCCAACGCCAAGCCCGGCTCGATCTATCACGCGTTGAAGCAGATGGCGAAGCAGGGGCTGCTGCTCGCGCACGAGATCGCGCCGTCCACGGCGGGCGGGCCGCCGCGCGTGGAGTACGAGGTGACCGAGCAGGGCACCGAGGAGTACCTCACCCTGCTGCGGGCGTACCTCACCGCCTACGACCAGCGGCCGGACGTGCTCACCGCGGCGCTCGGCTTCATGGTCGACCTCCCGCGCGAGGAGGCCCTCGCGCTGTTGGAGGAACGGGTGCGGAAGATCGAGGAATGGCGGGGCGCCGTCACCGAGTACTACACGCCGGAGGAGGGCCCGGGGCAGCTCGGGCACATCGGCGAGATCATGAACTTCTGGGTCCACTCGGCCGACACCGGCGCCGAGTGGACCCGAGGGCTCATCGAACGCGTCCGGGGTGGCGCGTACACCTTCGCCGGCGAGGGCGAACCGTTCGTCGGGGTGCTGGCGGAGGGCGAGGAGAACCCGTTCGCGGCGGGTCGGCCGCACCACGGAGACGGCGGGGACGCCCGCTAATCAAGTTTGACCAACCTCGCGCGGCGCGTTACCTTGGCGGAGTAGTCAAATTTGGCTAGCGAGGGGAGTGGCAGTGGCCGACGCGGCGATCACCGTCGAAGGGGCACGCAAGAAGTACGGCAGGAAGGACGCGCTGGACGGACTCGACCTCACCGTCGCGCGCGGCACGGTGCACGGCGTGCTGGGCCCGAACGGCGCGGGCAAGACGACGCTGGTCCGCATCCTGTCCACCCTGCTCCGGCCCGACGCGGGCCGGATCGAGGTGGCGGGGCACGACGTCGCCACCCAGGCGTACGCCGTACGGCTGCGCATCGGCCTGCTCGGCCAGCACGCGGCCCTCGACGAGGAGCTGGGCGGCCGGCAGAACCTGGAGATGTTCGGCCGCCTCCACCACCTGGGCGCCCGGCGGGCACGCGCGCGTGCCGACGAACTGCTCGCGCGCTTCGAACTGACCGACACCGGACGCAAGCCCGTCAGCGCCTACAGCGGTGGCATGCGGCGGCGCCTGGACCTGGCCGCGTCCCTGATCACCGAGCCGGAGGTGCTCTTCCTGGACGAGCCGACCACCGGCCTCGACCCACGCGGCCGGGCCGAGGTCTGGGACTCGGTCCGCTCGCTGGTCGGCGGCGGTACGACGGTCCTGCTCACCACCCAGTACCTGGAGGAGGCCGACCAGCTCGCCGACCGCATCTCCGTCGTCGACGCCGGCCGGGTCGTCGCCGACGGCACGGCCGACGAGCTGAAGGCCGCCATCGGCGGCGACCGCGTCGACGTCGTCCTGCGCGACGCCGGCCAACTGGGCGCCGCCGTCGCCCTGCTGCCCCTCACCGGCGTCCGCGTCGACCCCGACCGCCGCCTGCTCAGCGCCCCGGTCACCGACCGCATGACGGCCCTCTCCGGTGTCGTACGGGCGTTGGCGGAGGCCGGTCTGGAGGCCGAGGACGTGGCGCTGCGCCGCCCCACCCTGGACGAGGTGTTCCTGCACCTGACCGACCGCACCAAGGAGGCCGTGTGAGCACGAGCACCGTCCCGCACCCCCACCCCATGACCTACGCCCTGACCGACTCCTGGACCATGACCCGCCGGGAGCTGGCCCGCTGGGCGCGGCAGCCGGTGACCATGGTCGTCAACCTGGTCTTCCCGGTCATGCTCCTGCTGATGTTCGGCTACCTGGTCGGCGGCGGCCGGGGCGTGAGCGGCGAGTACGTCGACTACCTGGTCCCCGGGATGCTGGCGCTCACCATGGCGTTCGGCCTGGAGGGCACCATGATCGCCGTCACCCAGGACCTCAACAAGGGTGTCGTCGACCGCTTCCGCTCCCTGCCGATGACCAACGGCGCGGTCCTGGTGGGCCGTTCCGCCGCCGACATGCTCCAGTCGGCCCTCGGACTCACGGTCCTGATCGTGGTCGGCCACGCGCTCGGCTGGCGGACCCACGGCGGCCCCGGCGCCTTCCTGGGCGCCGTCGGCCTGCTCCTGCTCTTCCGCTTCGCCATGCTGTGGATCGGCATCTTCCTGGCCCTGGTGGCCGGCAAGCCGGAGCTGGTGCAGGCGGTGCAGATCCTGGTCTGGCCGGTCGGCTTCCTGTCCAACGCCTTCGCCACGCCCGACTCCATGCCCGGCTGGCTGGGCACGGTCGTCCAGTGGAACCCGATGTCCCAGACCGCCACCGCCGTACGCGACCTGTTCGGCGGCCCCGGCGGCGAGTCCGGCCACGTGTGGGCGGCGATCGCCTGGCCCCTGGCCCTGCTCGTGGTGTTCTTCCCGCTGGCGGTGCGGAGGTTCGCGCGGCTCAGCCGGTGACGACACCCCTAGTGGTGGAAGCCGGTGGCCGCGCCCTTGTCCCGGTTCAGGGGATGCGGCTGCCGGCGCAGTTCCGGCAGGAGTCGCTCCAGGTCGGCGAGGAGCAGGTCCGCCATGTCGGTGGAGAAGCCGTTGCGGCACACCACCCGCAGTACGGACAGGTCCTCGCGGTGCGGCGGGAAGGTGTACGCCGGCACCAGCCAGCCGCTCTCCCGCAGCCGGCGCGACACGTCGAAGACGTCGTACGCCGTCACGTCGTCGGCGGTAGTGAAGGCGAACACGGGCAACTGGTCGCCGCGTGTCAGCAGCCGGAAGTCGCCGAGCGCCTCGATCCGTTCGGCGAGTCCGCGGGCGGTGTCCCGCGCGGTCTGCTGCACCGCCTGGTAACCCTCCCGGCCCAGCCGCAGGAAGGTGTAGTACTGCGCCACCACCTGCGCGCCGGGCCGGGAGAAGTTCAGCGCGAAGGTCGGCATGTCGCCGCCCAGGTAGTTCACGCGGAACACCAGCTCCTCGGGCAGCGCGGCCGAGTCCCGCCACAGCGCCCAGCCGACGCCCGGGTACACCAGCCCGTACTTGTGCCCCGAGGTGTTGATCGAGGCGACCCTCGGCAGCCGGAAGTCCCATACCAGGTCCTCGTCGAGGAACGGCGCGACCATGGCGCCCGACGCCCCGTCGACGTGCACCGGCACATCGAGGCCGGTGCGCTCCTGGAGGGCGTCCAGGGCGGCGCACAGGTCGGCGATCGGCTCGTAGGAACCGTCGAAGGTGGAGCCCAGGACGCCGACGACACCGATCGTGTTCTCGTCGCACAACTCGGCGGCGGCCCGCGGATCGAGGTGGAAGCGGTCGCCCTCCATGGGCACCTGCCGGGCCTCCACCTCCCAGAAGTTGCAGAACTTGTCCCAGCAGACCTGGACGTTCACGCCCATCACCAGATTGGGCCGCGCCGCCGGATACCGGTCGGCGTTGCGCAGCGCCCAGCGCCGCTTCAGCGCCATCCCGGCGAGCATGCACGCCTCGCTCGACCCGGTCGTCGAGCAGCCCACGGTCGTCGACGGGTCGGGTGCGTGCCACAGGTCGGCGAGCATCGCCACGCAGCGCCGCTCCAGCTCGGCGGTGCGCGGGTACTCGTCCTTGTCGATCATGTTCTTGTCCCGGCACTCGCTCATCAGCACCCCGGCCTGCGGCTCCATCCAGGTGGTGACGAAGGTGGCCAGGTTCAGCCGCGCGTTGCCGTCCAGCATCAGCTCGTCGTGGACCAGCCGGTACGCGCTCTCCGGCGGCAGCGGGGCGGCGGGGAGGCGGTGCGTGGGCGGTGCCTCGGTCATACCTCCGGTCGGGTTCGCCTGACCGTGGAAGGGGTTCACGGCGAGCCGGCGCCGGGCGCGGTCGTCGTCCTGCGGCGGGTGGGGCCCGTGATGCAGTGGCATGCAACCGACGGTAGATCCGGCCCGGGGACCCCGCACCCGGACTTGCACCTCACGTCACGTGAGGCGGCAGCGTGGACGGCGTCAGAGAAGGGAGCGGAAGTGAGCTACTCCGTGGGACAGGTCGCGGGCTTCGCCGCGGTGACGGTGCGCACCCTGCACCACTACGACGACATCGGTCTGCTCGTACCCGGCGAGCGCAGCCACGCGGGCCACCGGCGCTACAACGACGCCGACCTCGACCGGCTGCAGCAGATCCTGTTCTACCGAGAGCTCGGCTTCCCGCTCGACGAGGTCGCCGCCCTGCTCGACGACCCGGCCGCGGACCCGCGCGCGCACCTGCGCCGCCAGCACGAGCTGCTGACCGCCCGGATCGAGAGGCTGGAGAAGATGGCGGCGGCCGTGGAGCAGGCCATGGAGGCACGCAGCATGGGAATCAACCTCACGCCGGAGGAGAAGTTCGAGGTCTTCGGCGACTTCGACCCCGACCAGTACGAGGAGGAGGTCAAGGAACGCTGGGGCCACACCGACGCCTACCGCCAGTCGAAGGAGAAGACCGCCTCGTACACCAAGGAGGACTGGCAGCGCCTCCAGGACGAGGCCGACGACCTCACCCGGCGCTTCGTCGCCCTGATGGACGCCGGTGAGCCCGCCGACTCCGAGGCGGCCATGGACGTGGCCGAGGACCACCGGCAGGGGATCGCCCGCAACCACTACGACTGCGGGTACGAGATGCACACCTGCCTGGGCGAGATGTACGTCTCGGACGAACGGTTCACGCGGAACATCGACACCGCCAGGCCGGGCCTCGCCGCCTACATGCGCGACGCGATCCTCGC
The Streptomyces sp. NBC_01723 genome window above contains:
- a CDS encoding MerR family transcriptional regulator is translated as MSYSVGQVAGFAAVTVRTLHHYDDIGLLVPGERSHAGHRRYNDADLDRLQQILFYRELGFPLDEVAALLDDPAADPRAHLRRQHELLTARIERLEKMAAAVEQAMEARSMGINLTPEEKFEVFGDFDPDQYEEEVKERWGHTDAYRQSKEKTASYTKEDWQRLQDEADDLTRRFVALMDAGEPADSEAAMDVAEDHRQGIARNHYDCGYEMHTCLGEMYVSDERFTRNIDTARPGLAAYMRDAILANAVRHTP
- a CDS encoding aldehyde dehydrogenase family protein — its product is MSSYFTDLAQQYIDGEWRPGTGSWDIIDFNPYDNEKLASVTIATADEVDAAYRAAERAQKQWAATNPYARRGVFEKALRLVEEREEEISEAIVAELGGTRLKAAFELHLAKEFLREAVHLALRPEGRIIPSPVDGKENRVYRVPVGVVGVISPFNFPFLLSLKSVAPALALGNGVVLKPHQNTPIVGGTLVAKLFEDAGLPGGLLNVVVTDIAEIGDAFIEHPVPKVISFTGSDKVGRHVATVCAAHFKRSVLELGGNSALVVLDDADVDYAVDAAVFSRYVHQGQVCMAANRVLVDRAVADEFTEKFVAKVRTLKTGDPRDPSTVIGPVINSSQADAVSGVVEQALAEGATALVHGTVTDNLVEPSVLTGLPADSALLRQEVFGPVAFLVPFDGEEEAVRLVNDTPYGLSGAVHTADVERGVNFAKRIDTGMFHVNDGTVHDEPIVPFGGEKHSGVGRLNGDTMLDAFTTQKWISVQHGRSGFPF
- a CDS encoding ABC transporter permease, with amino-acid sequence MTYALTDSWTMTRRELARWARQPVTMVVNLVFPVMLLLMFGYLVGGGRGVSGEYVDYLVPGMLALTMAFGLEGTMIAVTQDLNKGVVDRFRSLPMTNGAVLVGRSAADMLQSALGLTVLIVVGHALGWRTHGGPGAFLGAVGLLLLFRFAMLWIGIFLALVAGKPELVQAVQILVWPVGFLSNAFATPDSMPGWLGTVVQWNPMSQTATAVRDLFGGPGGESGHVWAAIAWPLALLVVFFPLAVRRFARLSR
- a CDS encoding helix-turn-helix domain-containing protein, whose product is MLLGSQLRRLRETRGITREAAGYSIRASESKISRMELGRVSFKTRDVEDLLTLYGITDEQERNSLLSLAKEANVAGWWHSYSDVLPSWFPTYVGLEGAASLIRVYEVQFVHGLLQTEEYARAVVRRGMKGAGAADVERRVALRLERQKYLVAENAPEFHIVLDEAALRRPYGDREVMRGQLQHLIEMSERPNVRLQIMPFGFGGHSGESGAFTLLSFPESDLSDVVYLEQLTSALYLDKHEDVTQYETALKELQQDSPGPDESRDLLRGLLQLS
- a CDS encoding DUF397 domain-containing protein; translated protein: MDHDVYDVDRVSGVYNGMAATQLHDAAWQKSRHSNSQGSCVEFARLPDGAVAVRNSRFPDGPALVYTRAEIEAMLLGVKDGEFDHLVTS
- a CDS encoding ATP-binding protein, translating into MLEPLRQGLPPLDPAAVSNAASCALPPRFEAVREARRFTRRTLDGWDAGERFDDICLVVSELVTNALRHALPADTPRHAEHNGPVRLHLMRWTERLVCAVRDPSHDSPVARETDDFSAESGRGLFLVDSFSDSWGWHPLAGTLNGKVVWALFRLPRPCEGTDPTYG
- a CDS encoding PadR family transcriptional regulator is translated as MSAIRLLVLGAVRQHGRAHGYQVRNDLEYWGAHEWSNAKPGSIYHALKQMAKQGLLLAHEIAPSTAGGPPRVEYEVTEQGTEEYLTLLRAYLTAYDQRPDVLTAALGFMVDLPREEALALLEERVRKIEEWRGAVTEYYTPEEGPGQLGHIGEIMNFWVHSADTGAEWTRGLIERVRGGAYTFAGEGEPFVGVLAEGEENPFAAGRPHHGDGGDAR
- a CDS encoding ATP-binding cassette domain-containing protein, producing the protein MADAAITVEGARKKYGRKDALDGLDLTVARGTVHGVLGPNGAGKTTLVRILSTLLRPDAGRIEVAGHDVATQAYAVRLRIGLLGQHAALDEELGGRQNLEMFGRLHHLGARRARARADELLARFELTDTGRKPVSAYSGGMRRRLDLAASLITEPEVLFLDEPTTGLDPRGRAEVWDSVRSLVGGGTTVLLTTQYLEEADQLADRISVVDAGRVVADGTADELKAAIGGDRVDVVLRDAGQLGAAVALLPLTGVRVDPDRRLLSAPVTDRMTALSGVVRALAEAGLEAEDVALRRPTLDEVFLHLTDRTKEAV
- a CDS encoding glutamate decarboxylase yields the protein MPLHHGPHPPQDDDRARRRLAVNPFHGQANPTGGMTEAPPTHRLPAAPLPPESAYRLVHDELMLDGNARLNLATFVTTWMEPQAGVLMSECRDKNMIDKDEYPRTAELERRCVAMLADLWHAPDPSTTVGCSTTGSSEACMLAGMALKRRWALRNADRYPAARPNLVMGVNVQVCWDKFCNFWEVEARQVPMEGDRFHLDPRAAAELCDENTIGVVGVLGSTFDGSYEPIADLCAALDALQERTGLDVPVHVDGASGAMVAPFLDEDLVWDFRLPRVASINTSGHKYGLVYPGVGWALWRDSAALPEELVFRVNYLGGDMPTFALNFSRPGAQVVAQYYTFLRLGREGYQAVQQTARDTARGLAERIEALGDFRLLTRGDQLPVFAFTTADDVTAYDVFDVSRRLRESGWLVPAYTFPPHREDLSVLRVVCRNGFSTDMADLLLADLERLLPELRRQPHPLNRDKGAATGFHH